CCCTGGACATCGTGCGTCGCGCCTACGCGCGGGTGGTCTCGGCCAAGGAAGTGGCTGACGAGATGGCGCACTGGTGACGGCCGCGTGCCGTGTGATACCGTCGACGCCATGAGCCAGGGCCTTCGCTTCCACGGATGCATGCCGGCCAACCTCCTGCCCTTCACCGCCGATCTGGCCGTCGACGAGCCCGCGTATCGCGCGCACCTGCGCTGGCTCGCGGACGCCCCCGGGGTGACCGGCATCGTGGCCAACGGCCACGCCGCGGAGGTGGCCTCGCTCGACCGCGAGGAGCGCAAGCGCACCCTCGCGATCGCGCTCGACGAGGTGGCCGGCAAGGTACCGGTGGTGACCGGTATCTACAGCGACGGTAGCCGGGAGGCGGCGGACCTCGCGCGCGACGCGCGGGCCGCGGGCGCGGCCGGTCTGCTCGTCTTCCCGCCCACCCTGTTCATGTGGGGCGCGCAGCTGAAGCCCGACATGGTGCTGCGTCACTTCCAGGTGATCGCCGACGCGGTGGACCTGCCGATCGTCGTCTTCGAGTACCCGCCGGCCTCCGGCATCGGCTACAGCCCGGAGACGCTCGCCGAGCTGTGCAAGATCCCGACGGTGGCTGCGGTGAAGGACTGGTCCAACGACATCGTCTCCTACGAGAAGAACCTCCGCGCCGTCCGCGCGACCGGGCGCCCGGTCGCGGTCATGTCGTCGTTCACCATGTCGCTGATGGCGAGCTTCCTGCTCGGCGCCGACGGCTGCATCTCGGGCATGGGCAGCGTGGTGGCCGACCGGCAGGCGAGCCTGCTCGCGGCGGTGCGGGCCGGCCGCTTCGAGGAGGCGCGGCAGATCAACGACCGGCTGGCTCCCCTGGTGAGCGTGTTCTACGCCCCGCCGTTCGTGGACATGCACAACCGCATGAAGGAAGCGCTCGCGCTCCTCGGGCGCATCCCGGCCGCCCACGTGCGGCCCCCGCTGACGCCCGTTTCCGACGACGAGCGACACCGCATCCGTCTGGCCCTGCGCGCCTCCGGCCTCTCCGCGTAACTCGACGTTGCCGCCGTGCTGCCCGCCGCGTCGCGGGCGGACGACCGAGTAAGCGCACCCTTGCGGCGCAGGGGGTCTTTCATGTATAAAACCGGGAATCTCCCCATCCCAGCGAGGTCGAATGGCAGGTCCGGTCGGCCGTAGCCCCGACGAAGAAGCGCTGCTGCAGAAGGCGATGCGGGTCCTGCCCGGCGGTGTCCTGGGCGGCTACTACGCTCCGCAGGAGCTGGCCTTCGTGGTCCGAGAGGCGCGCGGGCCGCGGCTCCACGATTTTTCGGGGCGCGAGTACATCGACTACATCCTGGGCAGCGGGCCGCTCGTGCTGGGCCACGCGCATCCCGCGGTGGTGGCGGCGGTCGAGGCGCAGCTGCGCCGAGGCACGACCTACTTCCAGCTGAGCGAGCCCACGCTGAATCTGGCCGAGGAGATCTGCCGGGCGGTGCCGTGCGCCGAGCAGGTACGCTTCTGCGGCAGCGGGAGCGAGGCGACCTTCTTCGCGCTGCGGGTGGCGCGCGCGTATCGCAAGCGCGACAAGATCCTGAAGTTCGAGGGCGGCTTCCACGGCGTGCACGACTATTCGCTGATGAGCGTGGGCCCGCGCGAGCCGAAGGCCTTCCCCGCGCCCACGCCGGACTCGGCGGGCATCCCGCACGCCATCCAGGGCGAGGTGCTGGTGGCCCCGTTCAACGACCTGGCCGAGACCGAGGCCATGATCGAGGCGCACCACCACGATCTGGCCGCGGTGATCATGGAGCCGTTCCAGCGGTTGATCGTGCCGGACGGAGACTTCCTCCGGGGCGTTCGCGCGGTCACCTCGCGGCACGGCATCCCGCTGATCTTCGACGAGATCGTGACCGGCTTCCGCTTCGCCTACGGCGGAGCCCAGCAGTACTACGGCGTCGTCCCCGACCTGGCCGCGTTCGGCAAGATCGTGGGCGGCGGCTTCCCATTGGCCGCGGTGGCCGGACCCCGCGACATCATGCGCCACTTCTCCCAGGAGCTGGACGGCTCCGGCGAGTTCGTGCAGCAGGCCGGCACGCTCAACGGCAATCCCATCGCGGCCGCCGCCGGGCTCGCCACGCTGGCCGAGCTGCGCAAGCCCGGCACCTACGAGCGGCTGTTCGCGACCGGGGCCCGCCTGAAGCAGGGGCTCGCCGCGGCGGCCCGGCGGGCCGGCCTCGCCGCGCAAGTGGCGGGCGAAGCGCCGGTCTTCGAGATCTACTTCACCGACCGTCCCATCACCGACTACCGGGCCACGCTCACCGCCGACCGGGAGCTCCACGCCGCCTTCACGCGGGAGATGCTCACGCGGGGCGTGGTCAAGGCGGCCCAGAAGTTCTACGTCTCGCTCGTGCACGGAGACGCCGAGGTCACGCGTACCCTCGAGGTGTTCGAGGACGCGCTGGCCGCGGCGGCGGGAACTTCCCGCTGAGCGGATCGATTACGCACATACAGGAGGGTCTCGACAACATGGCCAATCACGAACCCGAGGAGTTCTGGTATCAGGGCAAGATCACCCGGCGGCGCTGGCTCGGTCTGAGTGCCGCCGCGGCCGGCGCGGTCGGCGCGAGCCTGGTCGTCCCGGCCCCCTGGCGGTCCGCCTTCGGCCAGGCCAAGCCGTACAAGATCGGCACGCTGCAGCCGCTCTCCGGCGCCGCGGCGGCAGGCGGCAAGACCGCCCTGGTCGGCAGCCAGATGGCGGTCGACCGCATCAACAAGGCGGGCGGCCTCAACGGCCGACCCATCGAGCTGATCGTGGCCGACTACGAGTCCAAGCCCGACGTGGGACGGCGCAAGGCCGAGAAGCTGGCGGTCGAGGACAAGATCGATCTCCACCAGGGCGGCTTCCTCTCCAACGTGTGTATCGCGTGCATGCCGGTGTGGGAGGAGCACAAGATCCTGAACATGATCGGGGTGTGCCTCGACACCACCATCACCACCTCCAAGTGCAGCCGCTACACCTTCCGCCCGTTCGACTACGCTCCGGCCCAGGCGGTCGCCTTCGCGCCCTACCTGGTGAAGAAGCTGGGCAAGAAGTGGCACATCGCCTACGCCGACTACTCGTGGGGCCAGTCCACGCGCGACGCCTACGCCGACCAGATCAAGAAGGCGGGCGGCGAGGTGGTCGACACCACCGGCATCCCGCTCGGCACCGCCGACATGACCCCGTTCCTGTCCAAGATCACCGGAAACTTCGACGGTTTCTTCGGGATCTTCTTCGGCAAGGACGGCATCACCATCGGCAACCAGGCGTACGACCTCGGCATGACCAAGAAGTACAAGTGGGCGGGCGACGGCGCCATCGCGGAGTCCACCAACTTGCCCGCTCTCGGCAACAAGATCGAGGGCTTCGTCGGCATCAACCGGTACATCCCGGTGCTCGAGGGCCCGCTCAACACGCCGGCCCACAAGAAGTTCTTCGACGAGGCGGTGGTCCGGCTGAAGCAGATCGATCCCTCGGGCCCCCTTCCGGACCGCTACGTGCAGTCGAACTTCGAGGCGATGAACTTCGTCAAGCTCGGCATTCAGAAGTCCGGCTTCAAGGGCCGCGAGGACACGATGAAGCTCATCGAGGCGCTCGAGGGGATGGAAGTCAAGGCCAGCGACGACTTCCCCCAGGGCGACAAGACCCTCCGCAAGGACGACCACCAGGCATTCGTGAGCGAGTTCATCTTCGACATCAAGGGCGGCAAGCACCGGATCGTGGAGGTGGTCCCGAAGGAGAAGACCATGTTCCCGCCGGCCTGCAAGTTCGCCTAGTGACGGCAGAGCCGTCCGTCGGCGGCGCCCGCTCCGCGCTCGTCCCCGAAGGGGTGGGACCGGAGCGGGGCGCCGCCGGCTCGCCCATCCTGCGCGCCGAAGCCCTCACCGTCCGGTTCGGCGGCCTCACCGCGCTGAACGGAGTGAACGTCCAGGTGCAGCGGGGTGAGATCCGCGCCATCATCGGCCCCAACGGAGCGGGCAAGAGCACGTTCTTCAACTGCCTGACCGGCGTGCTTCGCCCGACCTCCGGGCGCGTCCTGCTGAACGGGGAGGACGTGACCGGACTGCCGCCGAACCGCATCTCCCAGAAGGGCATCGCCCGCTCCTATCAGATCACCAACATCCTGCCCAACGCCACCGCGCTCGAGAACGTCCGGATCGCGGCGCAGTCGCGGCGCCACAGCTGGGCCCTGCTCACCCACCACCGGTCGTATCGCGACATCATCGACAAGGCGGACGCGGCCCTGCAGGCGGTCGGCCTGCGGCCCAAGGCCGACGAGCTGGCCGCGAATCTCTCCCACGGCGAGCAGCGCAACCTCGAGATCGGCATCGCGCTGGCCACCGAGCCGCAGCTCCTGTGCCTGGACGAGCCCACCGCGGGCATGAGCGCGGCCGAAACCCACGACACCATGCAGCTGGTGCGCCGCATCGCGAAGGACCTGACCATCATGATCGTGGAGCACGACATGCAGGTCGTGATGGAGCTGGCCCAGCGCATCACCGTGTTGCACTACGGCGAGGTGCTCGCGGAGGGCACGCCGGCCGAGATCCAGCGCAACCCGAAGGTGCTCGAGGTGTACCTCAAGACGTGAGCGGCGCGGCCAGTGCGGCGGCGTCCTCGCTCGTCACCGTCGAAGGGATCCACACCTTCTACGGCAAGAGCCACATCCTCCACGGCGTGTCGCTCGAGGTGGGCCGCGGCGAGGTGGTGGGCCTGCTCGGCCGCAATGGCGTGGGCAAGAGCACGACCCTCAAGACCGTCATGGGCCTGGTGCGCCCGAGCCAGGGCGCGGTCCGCTACGAAGGCCAGGCGATCACCGGCCTGGCCCCCCATCGGCTGGCCCGGATCGGCATCGGCTACGTGCCGGAGGACCGCCGCATCTTCCGCCTGCTCACCGTGATGGAGAACCTGCGCACCGGGCTCGACCGGCACGGTGTCACCGAGGCCCGGAAGCAGGCTCTCCTCGACAAAGTCTACGAATACTTCCCGGTGCTGGCCGACCGCCGCGGCCAGGCCGGCGGCACGCTGTCCGGCGGCGAGCAGCAGATGCTCGCGATCGCCCGGGCGATGATGCTCGAGCCGAAGATCATCCTGCTCGACGAGCCCACCGAGGGGCTCATGCCCCGGATGGTGTCGCAGATCAGGAACATCATCGACGCGCTCCATCGGGAAGGCGTGGCCATCCTGCTGGTCGAGCAGAACGTGCCGCTCACCCTCGAGGCGAGCCAGCGCATCTACATCATGGAGAAGGGCGTGGTCCGTCACCACGCGCCCGCCGCCGAGCTGCGGGCGAACGACGCGGTCATCCACCAGTACATGGGGGTGTAGGAGGTGGGCATCCCGCTCGAGCAGGTGCTCATCCAGACCATCAACGGCGTCGTCACCGGGATGATCCTGGCCCTGGTGGCCTCGGGCCTGACCCTGATCTTCGGCATCATGGACGTGGTCAACTTCGCGCACGGCGAGCTGTTCATGCTGGGGGCCTACGTCGGCGTGGTCACGATGGTGGCCACCGGAAACTTCTGGATCGCCCTGATCACCGCCATCCTGGTCATCGCCGCGCTCGGCGCGGTGATCCAGGTGACCACGCTGCGCCCGCTGCTGGGGCGCGATCCGCTCACCACCATCCTGGCCACCTTCGGGCTCTCACTGGTCCTGCAGAACTACGCGCTGTGGCAGTTCGGCCCGGTGGCCCGCAAGATTCCCGAGCCGATCACCGGCCACTTCACGCTGTTCTACCTGGACTATCCCTGGTACCGCATCGCCATCGCGCTGCTGTCGGCCGCGATCATCGGCGGGCTCTGGCTGTTCCTGAAGTTCGGGACCTACGGGATCTGGATCCGGGCCACGACGCAGGACCGGGTCATGGCCGCGGCGATGGGCATTCCGGTGCCGTGGGTGCACACCGCGGTGTTCGCCATCGGCGCCGGCATGGCTGCGGCCAGCGGGGTGCTCTTCGGTCCCCTGGTCGGCGTCAATCACGCGATGGGCCTCGACTGGGTGTTGAAGGCCTTCATCGTGGTGGTGGTGGGCGGGATGGGCAACCTCGGCGGATCCATCGCCGCGTCGATCTTCATCAGCCTGCTCGAGGCCTACGCCTCGCTCTGGGTGAGCCCGGCCCAGGCGGTCATCGTCTCCTTCGTGGCGCTGATCCTGACCCTGCTCTTCCGTCCCACCGGACTCTTCGTCCCGACGCCGAAATGACGAGCACTCGGTCCCCGGTGGCCTTCTGGACCGGCTTCGCCATCGTCCTGGGACTGCTCATTCTCGCGCCCCTGGTCCTGCCCGAGTTCTGGCGACGCTTCGTGACCGAGATCCTGATCTGGGGCTTGCTCGCGATGTCCTCCGATATCCTGATCGGCTACACCGGCATGGTCTCGTTCGGCCATTCCGCGTTCTTCGGGCTCGGCATGTACGGCGCGGCCGCCGCACTGCTGTCGGTGCGGCCGCCGAACCTCTGGGTGGCCCTGGTCTATGGGCTCGCCGCCGCGGCGGTGGTGGCAGTCTTCGTGGCGTACTTCTCGACCCGGCTGCGCGAGATCTACTTCTCGATCACCACCCTCGTCTTCTCGCAGATCTTCTACGTCATCATCTTCACGTGGACCGAGGTCACCGGCGGCGAGAACGGCCTGACCTTCAGGCGTCCCGCCCTGTCGATCCCCGGGCTCTTCTCGATCCCGTTCGACTCGAACACGCTGCACTGGTTCGTGCTGGCGGTCGTCACCGTGTCCTATCTGGTGCTGCGCCGGATCACCCAGTCGCCGTTCGGCATGGTGCTGCAATCCATTCGCGAGAACGAGCCACGGACCCGGGCCATCGGCTACGCGGTCGAGCGGTACAAGATGGTGGCGGTGATGCTCTCGGGGCTCTTCGCGGGGCTGGCCGGCGTGCTCTACGCGGTGCAGAATCGCTTTGCCGCGCCCGACTTCGTGTTCTTCGTGATCTCGGGCGAGGTGGTCATCTTCAACGTCATGGGCGGCGTCGGCACGCTGGTGGGACCGATCGTGGGCGCCGCCTTCTTCTTGCTGCTGCGCGAGGGTTTCTCGCGCTTCTTCACCGAGTACTATTTGATCTGGGTGGGCCTCATCTTCACCGCGATGGTCATCTTCATGCCGCAGGGGCTGCTCGGCTTCTGGCGCCGGCGCCTCAACCAGTAGGCGTCAGACGCCGGTCGAGCCGAAGCCGCCGGCCCCGCGCGGCGTGGCGTCGAGCTCCCGCACCTCCACTACCGTCGCCCGCTCGACCGGCTGGATGACGAGCTGGGCGATCCGCTCGCCCCGCGTGACCGTCACCGCTTCGGCGCCGTGGTTGACGAGGAGCACGCCCATCTCTCCGCGATAGCCCGCGTCGATCAGTCCGGGCGCGTTGAGCACGGTCACGCCGGAGCGGAGCGCCAATCCGGAGCGGGGCAGCACCAGGCCCGCGTGGCCGATCGGAATCGCCACGCGCAGGCCGGTGGGCACGAGCTGCCGCCCCCCGGGCGGAAGCGTCACCGTCGTGGCCGCCGCGAGATCGAGCCCGGCGTCGCCCTCGCGCGCGTATGCGGGAAGCGGCAGCGTCGGGTCGTCTCGGACGATCTCGATGCGTAGCGCCATGCTCCTCCTCCCCTCTTCGAGACATCGCGGCCCGCGAAGCGATTGCGTGCTGATGGTGCGCTCCGGGAGAGTAGCAGAAACCGGAAGGACCCTTGACGAAATGGCA
Above is a genomic segment from Candidatus Methylomirabilota bacterium containing:
- a CDS encoding dihydrodipicolinate synthase family protein — translated: MSQGLRFHGCMPANLLPFTADLAVDEPAYRAHLRWLADAPGVTGIVANGHAAEVASLDREERKRTLAIALDEVAGKVPVVTGIYSDGSREAADLARDARAAGAAGLLVFPPTLFMWGAQLKPDMVLRHFQVIADAVDLPIVVFEYPPASGIGYSPETLAELCKIPTVAAVKDWSNDIVSYEKNLRAVRATGRPVAVMSSFTMSLMASFLLGADGCISGMGSVVADRQASLLAAVRAGRFEEARQINDRLAPLVSVFYAPPFVDMHNRMKEALALLGRIPAAHVRPPLTPVSDDERHRIRLALRASGLSA
- a CDS encoding aminotransferase class III-fold pyridoxal phosphate-dependent enzyme, producing the protein MAGPVGRSPDEEALLQKAMRVLPGGVLGGYYAPQELAFVVREARGPRLHDFSGREYIDYILGSGPLVLGHAHPAVVAAVEAQLRRGTTYFQLSEPTLNLAEEICRAVPCAEQVRFCGSGSEATFFALRVARAYRKRDKILKFEGGFHGVHDYSLMSVGPREPKAFPAPTPDSAGIPHAIQGEVLVAPFNDLAETEAMIEAHHHDLAAVIMEPFQRLIVPDGDFLRGVRAVTSRHGIPLIFDEIVTGFRFAYGGAQQYYGVVPDLAAFGKIVGGGFPLAAVAGPRDIMRHFSQELDGSGEFVQQAGTLNGNPIAAAAGLATLAELRKPGTYERLFATGARLKQGLAAAARRAGLAAQVAGEAPVFEIYFTDRPITDYRATLTADRELHAAFTREMLTRGVVKAAQKFYVSLVHGDAEVTRTLEVFEDALAAAAGTSR
- a CDS encoding ABC transporter substrate-binding protein, which translates into the protein MANHEPEEFWYQGKITRRRWLGLSAAAAGAVGASLVVPAPWRSAFGQAKPYKIGTLQPLSGAAAAGGKTALVGSQMAVDRINKAGGLNGRPIELIVADYESKPDVGRRKAEKLAVEDKIDLHQGGFLSNVCIACMPVWEEHKILNMIGVCLDTTITTSKCSRYTFRPFDYAPAQAVAFAPYLVKKLGKKWHIAYADYSWGQSTRDAYADQIKKAGGEVVDTTGIPLGTADMTPFLSKITGNFDGFFGIFFGKDGITIGNQAYDLGMTKKYKWAGDGAIAESTNLPALGNKIEGFVGINRYIPVLEGPLNTPAHKKFFDEAVVRLKQIDPSGPLPDRYVQSNFEAMNFVKLGIQKSGFKGREDTMKLIEALEGMEVKASDDFPQGDKTLRKDDHQAFVSEFIFDIKGGKHRIVEVVPKEKTMFPPACKFA
- a CDS encoding ABC transporter ATP-binding protein; translation: MTAEPSVGGARSALVPEGVGPERGAAGSPILRAEALTVRFGGLTALNGVNVQVQRGEIRAIIGPNGAGKSTFFNCLTGVLRPTSGRVLLNGEDVTGLPPNRISQKGIARSYQITNILPNATALENVRIAAQSRRHSWALLTHHRSYRDIIDKADAALQAVGLRPKADELAANLSHGEQRNLEIGIALATEPQLLCLDEPTAGMSAAETHDTMQLVRRIAKDLTIMIVEHDMQVVMELAQRITVLHYGEVLAEGTPAEIQRNPKVLEVYLKT
- a CDS encoding ABC transporter ATP-binding protein, whose amino-acid sequence is MSGAASAAASSLVTVEGIHTFYGKSHILHGVSLEVGRGEVVGLLGRNGVGKSTTLKTVMGLVRPSQGAVRYEGQAITGLAPHRLARIGIGYVPEDRRIFRLLTVMENLRTGLDRHGVTEARKQALLDKVYEYFPVLADRRGQAGGTLSGGEQQMLAIARAMMLEPKIILLDEPTEGLMPRMVSQIRNIIDALHREGVAILLVEQNVPLTLEASQRIYIMEKGVVRHHAPAAELRANDAVIHQYMGV
- a CDS encoding branched-chain amino acid ABC transporter permease; this encodes MGIPLEQVLIQTINGVVTGMILALVASGLTLIFGIMDVVNFAHGELFMLGAYVGVVTMVATGNFWIALITAILVIAALGAVIQVTTLRPLLGRDPLTTILATFGLSLVLQNYALWQFGPVARKIPEPITGHFTLFYLDYPWYRIAIALLSAAIIGGLWLFLKFGTYGIWIRATTQDRVMAAAMGIPVPWVHTAVFAIGAGMAAASGVLFGPLVGVNHAMGLDWVLKAFIVVVVGGMGNLGGSIAASIFISLLEAYASLWVSPAQAVIVSFVALILTLLFRPTGLFVPTPK
- a CDS encoding branched-chain amino acid ABC transporter permease, producing the protein MTSTRSPVAFWTGFAIVLGLLILAPLVLPEFWRRFVTEILIWGLLAMSSDILIGYTGMVSFGHSAFFGLGMYGAAAALLSVRPPNLWVALVYGLAAAAVVAVFVAYFSTRLREIYFSITTLVFSQIFYVIIFTWTEVTGGENGLTFRRPALSIPGLFSIPFDSNTLHWFVLAVVTVSYLVLRRITQSPFGMVLQSIRENEPRTRAIGYAVERYKMVAVMLSGLFAGLAGVLYAVQNRFAAPDFVFFVISGEVVIFNVMGGVGTLVGPIVGAAFFLLLREGFSRFFTEYYLIWVGLIFTAMVIFMPQGLLGFWRRRLNQ
- the dut gene encoding dUTP diphosphatase, with translation MALRIEIVRDDPTLPLPAYAREGDAGLDLAAATTVTLPPGGRQLVPTGLRVAIPIGHAGLVLPRSGLALRSGVTVLNAPGLIDAGYRGEMGVLLVNHGAEAVTVTRGERIAQLVIQPVERATVVEVRELDATPRGAGGFGSTGV